The following are encoded in a window of Carya illinoinensis cultivar Pawnee chromosome 15, C.illinoinensisPawnee_v1, whole genome shotgun sequence genomic DNA:
- the LOC122296703 gene encoding uncharacterized protein LOC122296703: MGDEDLSKLWEGLTLTEDEQAFVKVSDKDLMEAAQRGSFCLLAKVITERIFNKEAFRSTMLQVWKLEGAVTFTELGESSFMMEFGMKVDKDKILRGRPWTFDRSLIGIQDIDSSLPPSAVGFSPEPFLVQIHNIPFACMTENYGHQIASAIGRVLKVEVNRDGQGWGKCLRVFVEVDITKPLVRGRWAVAGDRKVWSAFKYERLQSFCFRCGVIMHQGRGCYNQRPQEDQPA, from the coding sequence ATGGGCGATGAGGACCTATCAAAGCTATGGGAAGGTCTAACACTGACAGAGGATGAACAAGCATTTGTCAAAGTCTCCGACAAGGATCTCATGGAGGCGGCTCAAAGGGGATCCTTCTGTCTGTTGGCAAAGGTCATCACCGAAAGAATTTTCAATAAGGAGGCTTTTCGATCAACCATGCTCCAGGTATGGAAGTTGGAAGGAGCAGTAACTTTCACTGAGTTAGGGGAGAGCAGTTTTATGATGGAATTTGGGATGAAGGTAGACAAGGACAAGATATTAAGAGGAAGGCCATGGACCTTTGATCGAAGCCTGATAGGAATCCAAGACATTGATAGCAGTCTTCCCCCTAGTGCAGTCGGTTTCTCTCCAGAACCTTTCTTGGTGCAAATCCACAACATCCcttttgcatgcatgacagaAAACTATGGCCACCAAATTGCATCGGCTATAGGAAGAGTTCTAAAGGTGGAAGTGAACAGAGATGGCCAAGGTTGGGGAAAATGTCTGCGTGTCTTTGTTGAGGTAGATATCACCAAACCTCTAGTTCGTGGGAGATGGGCGGTAGCAGGAGACAGGAAAGTCTGGTCTGCCTTCAAGTACGAGAGACTCCAAAGTTTTTGTTTCAGATGTGGAGTCATTATGCATCAAGGTAGGGGATGTTATAACCAAAGACCTCAAGAAGATCAACCTGCCTAG